The genomic window AATGTACCCGTGACCTTCATTGACAACCTTAATGTGGCAATGATCCTGCAGGCGGTTTACAGGCAAGGAAAATTTCTGCGCCGCTGCATATCCATAGAAGAGATCGAAGGGTATTTCGAGGATGCAGGAGGGGTTGTCACAAGAGCGGTATTCCAGTGGGAACCGGAAACAGATACGCATAGTTTCCGAGGGTTGAACAATAGTTTCATCCTGGAGGACAAGATTGCTACAAAACTGGGATATGAGGATAAGAGGCAGATCTACAATGACCTCTTTTTGAGGGCAAAGATACTGGATGAAATGGTCAAAAGGGATATTACCGACTACCACGACGTTTTGAAAATAATAGTAAACTTCTACAAATACGGTGTGCATGGATTGCCTTTCAGTGTATGAGATGATTGGATGAGTTACAGGAAAGCGTTCAAACTCATGAATATGGAACCTCTTGATTATGTCAAGAAGTTCGCTCTCCCTGTCATCGTGTTTGGATTTGTATTCTCGGCTATCTTTTACATCATGCTGCCCACCCTGTTTGTGGGAAATACCCGCATAATACCGGCACTTGTACCTGTACTCTGTATTATTTTTGCCGCCTACTATCCCATGTCCATACTGGGAGGCCATGCGGCAACTATCAACAATAATATGCATTACTACATCACCCAGATGGGTGTCATATCAACCGCAGACACACCCCGGATTGATATAATCCGTATCATTTCACAAAATAAGGCTTATAAGACCCTGGCAGAAGAGAGCCGGAAAATATACAACCTTGTAACCGTCTGGAATCTGAGCATGTCTGCAGCATGCCGGTTTGTAGCCAAACTCACCCCTTCGATCATCTATCAGGATTTTCTGGATCGGTTCGCCCACGGCCTGGAATCCGGCGAAGATATCCGCTCTTTTCTGGCAGCTGAGCAAAATGTTGTCATGAAGCAATATGAAGCGATGTACAACAGCGCTATGTATATGATCGAAGTTATCAAGGAACTTTTCGTATCCCTGGTAATGGCTCTCATATTCATGGCATCGTTTGCTCTCATAATGCCTGTGATCACCGGCATGGACGCCGTGATGCTGATGGGTATGGTCATTGCCATTTTTGCCATGGTCGATGTGGCCATGTTATTCTTCACAAAAAGCAAGGTACCAAAGGACCCGATCTGGATCCAATCAAATATTGTGACAAAGGAGAAGACACGTCTATACCGCTCCATTCCAATATCCCTCCTATTATGCCTGCTCATGGCAGTTGCTGTAATATTTGTTGATAAATTCCCCACCCCCATCGATATTGCAATTGTCGTTACACCCCTTGTCTATACAGGCAGGGTCGCCAGAAAAATGGAAAAAGATATTCGCCGCAAGGACGAGAATTTTCCTTCTTTTATCAGATCACTGGGAAGTTCGGCAGGTGCGAGGGGAGGTATGATCGATGATGCCCTGAAGGCCCTGAAAAGTCATGACTTCGGGCCTCTGACAGGGGATGTGAATGAACTGTACAAAAGGCTCACCACCCGTATCAATAAATTCCGGGCATGGGAGCTCTTTGCAGCAAATACCGGCAGCAATCTTATCGATCGTTTCAGCAAGATGTTCATCGAAGCCACGAACCTGGGTGGCAAACCAGATGTCATAGGGGATATGATCGCAAACAATTTTCTGAGGATTGTTACTCTCAGGAAAAAAAGGAGCCAATCAGCATCGAGTCTTGTAGGTGTCCTGTACGGCCTTACTGCGGGAATAGCATTTACACTGAATATTTCCCTGGGTGTGGTGGAACTTATGCAGGAGATGTTCACTTCATCCATGCAATCATCTGGCAGTGGTGTTGATGCCGGTATCGGGATGATCCTGCATACGGATGTGGGAAGCATGGGGACCCTTTCCCTTCTGGTCCTTCTGATAATAGCAGTCCATGCCCTTATATCTGCTCTGATGATACGGGTTGTGGACGGTGGGCATCCTCTGGTCGGAGCTACTGATTTTGTGATAATGATGTGGATCGGTGGAGGAAGTGCCGTGTTAACAGAGAAGGGAATTGCTTCCCTGCTGGGTGTGACCTGAAGATCAGGAATGGGATTGTACGTACTGCACCAGAAATTCTGTTACCTGCGCTGTTGTAGAGTTGCCACCCAGATCAGCAGTCTTTATATTTTCATTAATAGAAGCTTCCACAGCTTCTCTGACAATGCGGGCTTGTTCAGGTTTATCCAGCCAGTCCAGCAGCAGGGCCACTGAAAGTACGGCTGCAATCGGGTTGGCTATACCCCTGCCTGCAATATCGGGAGCACTGCCATGTACCGGTTCGAAAAAGGCCTGCTTTTCTCCAACATTGG from Methanohalophilus halophilus includes these protein-coding regions:
- the flaJ gene encoding archaellar assembly protein FlaJ, producing the protein MSYRKAFKLMNMEPLDYVKKFALPVIVFGFVFSAIFYIMLPTLFVGNTRIIPALVPVLCIIFAAYYPMSILGGHAATINNNMHYYITQMGVISTADTPRIDIIRIISQNKAYKTLAEESRKIYNLVTVWNLSMSAACRFVAKLTPSIIYQDFLDRFAHGLESGEDIRSFLAAEQNVVMKQYEAMYNSAMYMIEVIKELFVSLVMALIFMASFALIMPVITGMDAVMLMGMVIAIFAMVDVAMLFFTKSKVPKDPIWIQSNIVTKEKTRLYRSIPISLLLCLLMAVAVIFVDKFPTPIDIAIVVTPLVYTGRVARKMEKDIRRKDENFPSFIRSLGSSAGARGGMIDDALKALKSHDFGPLTGDVNELYKRLTTRINKFRAWELFAANTGSNLIDRFSKMFIEATNLGGKPDVIGDMIANNFLRIVTLRKKRSQSASSLVGVLYGLTAGIAFTLNISLGVVELMQEMFTSSMQSSGSGVDAGIGMILHTDVGSMGTLSLLVLLIIAVHALISALMIRVVDGGHPLVGATDFVIMMWIGGGSAVLTEKGIASLLGVT